A region from the Cannabis sativa cultivar Pink pepper isolate KNU-18-1 chromosome 9, ASM2916894v1, whole genome shotgun sequence genome encodes:
- the LOC115722619 gene encoding probable pectinesterase 29 — protein sequence MLYFFQFLFLSCSIFLLKFANGGNFQSVTVDQSGHGNFKTIQSAIDSVPSNNAYWFYINIKAGIYWEKIVIPGNKPFIIMKGEGMDKTHVVWSDHQSIAQSPTFSCAAHNTILYSISFIVRNYILFIYFYFYYFHVNNNKQNSYNHAVLNNEKGNPRAPAVAVLVTGDMIKFNNCGFYGLQDTLWDQQGRHYYQNCLIEGAVDFIFGSGQSIFEHCTISVIGGSLGTGFVGFITAQGRTNNNDGSGFVFKNCNVIGTGSVFLGRPWRPYSRVLFYNSYLSNVVVPQGWNAWKSTGYEGQLSFSEEGCSGPGSNLSTRVRWMKKLDKGSLNQMTSLNFINSDHWLEKMPL from the exons atgttgtatttttttcaatttttgtttttgagttgttcaatatttttattaaagtttgcaaatggAGGTAATTTCCAATCAGTGACAGTTGACCAATCTGGTCATGGAAATTTCAAAACTATACAATCTGCCATTGATTCAGTCCCTTCAAACAATGCTTATTGGTTTTATATCAACATCAAGGCTGGAATTTATTG GGAGAAGATAGTAATTCCAGGTAATAAGCCATTCATAATAATGAAAGGAGAAGGAATGGATAAAACGCATGTCGTTTGGAGTGATCATCAAAGTATTGCACAGAGTCCAACTTTCTCTTGTGCTGCTCATAATACTATCCTCTATTCCATCTCCTTCATAGTAAGAAATTATATTCTTttcatttacttttatttttattattttcatgttaataataat aaacagaaTTCATACAACCACGCCGTTCTCAACAACGAGAAAGGGAACCCGAGAGCTCCGGCAGTGGCGGTGCTAGTGACGGGCGACATGATCAAGTTCAATAATTGTGGGTTTTATGGGTTGCAGGACACCTTGTGGGATCAACAAGGAAGACATTACTATCAAAATTGCCTCATAGAAGGAGCTGTAGACTTTATTTTTGGTAGTGGCCAATCTATTTTTGag CATTGTACAATATCTGTAATAGGAGGATCACTTGGGACTGGTTTTGTGGGGTTCATAACTGCACAAGGAAGAACTAACAATAATGATGGGAGTGGATTTGTGTTCAAGAATTGCAATGTTATTGGTACCGGTTCGGTCTTTTTAGGGAGGCCATGGCGACCCTATTCTAGGGTACTCTTTTACAATTCGTATTTATCGAACGTTGTAGTCCCCCAAGGTTGGAATGCTTGGAAATCTACTGGTTATGA GGGCCAATTGAGTTTTTCTGAAGAGGGTTGTTCTGGACCAGGATCTAATCTTTCTACACGAGTGAGATGGATGAAGAAATTAGACAAGGGCTCTTTGAACCAAATGACTagcttaaattttattaatagtgATCATTGGCTTGAAAAAATGCCACTTTAA
- the LOC115722456 gene encoding large ribosomal subunit protein uL13w, with product MVSGSGICAKRVVIDARHHMLGRLSSIVAKELLNGQKVVIVRCEEICMSGGLVRQKMKYMRFLRKRMNTKPSHGPIHFRAPAKILWRTIRGMIPHKTKRGAAALARLKAYEGVPPPYDKIKRMVIPDALKVLRLQAGHKYCLLGQLSSEVGWNHYDTIKELEKKRKERSQLAYETKKKLNKLRVKAEKIAEEKLGPQLEIIAPIKY from the exons ATGGTTTCTGGTTCAGGCATTTGCGCCAAGCGCGTGGTCATCGACGCTCGCCACCACATGTTGGGTCGTCTATCATCCATCGTCGCCAAGGAGCTTCTCAATGGACAGAAGGTAGTCATTGTCCGGTGCGAGGAGATCTGCATGTCCGGTGGTCTCGTTCGTCAGAAGATGAAATACATGAGGTTTCTTCGTAAGAGAATGAACACCAAGCCTTCTCATGGTCCTATCCATTTCAGGGCTCCCGCTAAGATTCTCTGGCGTACAATCCGAGG AATGATTCCACACAAGACCAAGAGAGGAGCTGCAGCTCTTGCTCGTTTGAAGGCTTATGAGGGTGTCCCACCTCCATATGACAAAATCAAAAGAATGGTCATTCCTGATGCTCTCAA GGTTTTGAGGCTTCAAGCCGGTCACAAGTACTGCTTGTTGGGTCAGCTTTCATCTGAGGTTGGATGGAATCACTATGACACCATCAAG GAGCTTGAGAAGAAGAGAAAGGAGAGGTCTCAGTTGGCTTATGAGACTAAGAAGAAGTTGAATAAACTTAGGGTGAAGGCCGAGAAGATAGCCGAGGAGAAGCTAGGTCCTCAGCTTGAAATTATTGCTCCAATCAAGTATTGA